GTTAAGCGCTAAAAATCAAAGAACTTTGAATACGATGTTTTGACCATAATCGGTCTCCTTCGTATTCGCCTACTGCCCTAGGGTTATTTTGCGGAATCTTCATAAGACAACCCCGTATGTTTAAAGTTTTAGGTAAGTGTTATTACGGAATGGTATGCCAGACTACTGATTCCTAGTTTTCAGGTCGAGCTGAGACCAGTCTTAAAATATGGCTCCTTTACCTAGTCCTCTCCGGAAGTAGAGCCCTATAAAAAGCCTATAAAATTTATTCAGGTAGATATATAAGCAATATTTTCATCCTGCATAAGGTAGAGAATTTGAAGAACAAAAAACTGGCTAAAGCTTGCCTGAAAATGAAGTACTCTAAAAAGATCCAACATCAGCCACAAGGTTAGGCTAAGAGTAAGCTCTTTAAGCAGTAAACCTTTCAGCCGCTACAGTCTGACTCGATTGCTGGCTATCAGGTAGAGTTGACTAGTTTTGAGCAAAGCTTAAACCCAAAAAAGCAGGCCACTAATCTTTTAGAATTACTTTGAACCTCCCTAAAATTGTCAATCATTCAATAGAAAGGTTTACTACTCCTTAAATTCAACCTTCTTCTCTGCCGAAATTGTTGTGTAGAGTACAGCCGCAGATTCAGAATTGTAGTAGTGCTGCTAAAATACTTAAACCTAAAGCTGCTATTTTTAATCTTTTGTTAACCTTATTAAAAGTATTTAAAGACATTGTATTTTGATCAAATTCATACTGGATAAGGCTTCCCTCACAACACGGGAATTTTTGAGTTAAATCGTGACGAGGATCACCCAAAAAGATAGTTTCTGATCACCTTTTTACTTATAAGCTCGGTGGAGAATTCTAAGTATGAAGTTCTAGTGATCCTGCCATGCAAGCGACCGCTGTTATTCGACGCTTAGTAGAAAAAGCCCTATATTTCAAGCAGTTAACTCCTGATATTGAAAATGAAATCAACTATGAACTAACTCGCCGGGGTTATATTTCTGACGTTGATTACGAAGCCCTAGAACTATTAATGGCTGAAATGGATGCAGGTCGAATTCGACTAGTTCCTAGTCCTTAGCTTGCTTCGATCAGAGACTTTCTCAATTCAAAGCTAGTGCTCAACAAATTGCTGTCAATATCAGGGTGCATCTGAATCGCGCTGGAATACCAGATCAACAACTGCGGACTACGCTCTGGTAAGCCCAAAATAAATTTTTTCTATGCCCGAAAGGCGTCTGGAGCCGCTGCCCAAACTTGGTGCATAAAGTGCTTAAGCTGTTGATGAGCTATTTGTGCAGTTTCCGGGTGAGCCTCAGCCTCTGAAGCGTAAAGGGTACTCAGTAGAGGAATGACCTCAGTATCTAAAGCAGGCTGGAACAATAGCGCAGGCCAGAGCAAATCGGGCGCTTGACGTAAATCGTAAATGGCTGGCGCCGCTTCCTCAACAGGTTGGTAGTAACCAGCGGCAGGATCACAAGCAACACCTGTCACGAGCGCTAAGGGCCGAGACCAATACATTTGGCGCGATACCACTTGCTGAATTAGCTCAACATAAACGCGATCGCGATCGTGCTCTAGATAAAGAATCTGATGTGGCTGCAAATCGTTAGGGCGGTCCATCAACACAGACGACAGAAGAACTACAAGTTCCGCGTCCTCCTATTCTAGAAGTTAGAAGTGCCTCTCGCAGAAGAGTAATTTCGCTGATAACAGTCACCAGATTAGGGAATTGAGTATTATTAGGTAGAACTAGCCATGAGCTACCTGATTGGTTTCAACTAAAAATACCCACACAATCCTAAGCAGCAAAGTTAATGTGGTGGAATAGTAGTACCAAGCCTTTACCTGGCAAACAGGACAGCTACAACCAATGAGTCTTTTAGCAATAGTAAGTTAATTAGAAGAGAGGAGAGCAATGTCTGTCGAGACCATTGAACAGCGTTCAACGGCCCGTAAACTTGCGCCACGCTACCGGGTTTTACTGCATAACGATGACTACAACTCTATGGAGTATGTGGTACAGACTTTGATTCATACAGTGCCTAGTCTGACTCAGCCACAGGCCGTCAGCATCATGATGGAAGCCCATAGCAATGGCATGGCTTTAGTCATTACCTGTGCCCAGGAGCATGCTGAATTTTACAGCGAAACTTTAAAAACTCATGGCCTTAGTAGCACAATCGAGCCAGACGAGTAAAAGCCACAAAAGATACTCCTAACTTGAAGCTCCATCTGACTCGTCTAGCTCATTACCCTGCGCCGATTCGCTTAGCGGTTTTCGTAGTTTCCCTGCTGCTGGTCTGGCTACCTGTAGCAGGGCCGATTTATTGGTTGCTGGATGATCAGAACCTGATTAGCATTCTGACCCTGACCTTGCTATACATCGAATTTATCTTGTTAGCGCGGTTTTGGGGACAACAGGTTTACCAAGACACAACCATTCTGCGAAGTTATGGCCTGAAGTTTTCGCGCCGGAATGGGCTGGAGGTGCTGAGTGGTTTGGGGATTGGGTTGGGTAGCTTATTAGGGATGTTTTTGCTGGAAGGAGCGCTAGGGTGGCTCAATTGGCAAGCTCCCACTGTGTTCCTGCCTCAGATTATTCTAGAAGGGCTGCTTGTTTCTCTAGGAATTGGATTTGCCGAAGAGTTATTTTTTCGTGGTTGGTTGTTTCATGAGCTGGAGCGAGACTATCGGCCCAATACAGCCCTTGGGGTTACTAGTACCGTGTTTGCGTTGGTTCACTTCATCAAACCGATCGCGGAAATTCGCCGCACTTGGACAAATTTTCCAGCTTTGGTGGTGCTGGGATTAGCCTTGGGTTGGGCGAAGCAAGTAACTCAAACGACAGTCAGTGAAACATCTAATCGAGTCCGACCACGTTCTCAAGGGCAGCTAGGGTTGCCGATTGGCTTGCATGCAGGACTAGTTTGGGGTTACTACATCATCAATGTTGGGCAACTGATGCGTTATTCCGGTCATGTACCAGAGTGGGTAACAGGAATTGATGGCAACCCCTTGGCTGGAACTGTAGGAATTTTGTGCTTGAGCTTGATTGCTCTAGGCATGAATCTAGCAGCTAGAAAACGGCAAGCGATCGCCAAATAGTACCAATCAGCTCCAGCCTCAATTTCTATCAGATTCTATCGGGTCTGAGCAGCAGGTGACAGGGCATCCAAAGCAGTTCCCAATAAGCAAGTGCCCGCCAAATTCACACCATTCAAATTGGCATCTTTAAGTTCAGCACAGAGCAAATTAGCCCCACTTAAGTTAGCTCCTGCCAAATTTGCGCCTTGCAAGTCGGCTTCTTCTAAATTCGCTTCACTCAGTAAAGCTCCTTGTAAATCGGCTTGACTCAGGTTAGCGCCTTGTAGGTTTGCTCCACTCAGGTTAGTGCCTCTCAAATCGGCGCTCCGCAGATCCACTCCTTGCAAATTCACGCCAACTAAGTTGGCACCGCTCAAAAAAGCGCCCGTGAAGATGGTCTGAGTAAGCTTAGCCCGCATTAAGTTAGCGCCTCGCAGATTGCTGCCTCGTAGGTCTGCGCCTGTGAGATCCGCCTGCATGAGATTGGCCCCTAGCAGATTAGTCCGCAAATCTGCCCCTACCAATTGCGCTCCAATTAAGTTGGCACCATCTAAACGAGCTCTTGCCAGCTTAGTACGGTTGAAGTTAACCCCTACTAGGGATGCACCCGCTAAGTTGACACCGCTTAGATCCAGGTTGGAGAGGTCTTCATCTTCGAGATGGACTCCCGCCAACTGCTTCAACTGCCCAGAGCGAATTGCCTCAATGTCCATGAGTACCTCCTACAGCTGCCGTCTTCTCGGAATTTTCAGTGCTGCTGAAAAGAGGATAGGCTACTTCTTCTAATCGAGCATCCAGTAACCACATCCCAGAGGTAACGCGATGAGGGGTGAGGGGTAAGCTGAGACCTTGTTGTAGCCCACACACCATCAAAGCGAGAACATCTACCAGCTTGGGGTCCCAACGAGTACCTTGATGAGCTTGGCATTCAGCTAAAACTTGCGATAGCACTGCTTCTAAATTGAGCGTGCGATCGCCCTGAGCCTCACCCTGAGCATTCACTAGCCGCAACTCAGCGACTCGCCGTTGAAAGTTCTCTACCAGCCCTAAAATCCGGGATTCCAGGGGAATCTCATCACCCGCCAAGCCAGCTGGATGACCAGAGCCATTCCACCACTCGGTTTGGTGATTGATAATCGTGGCGATCGCACTGAGACGAGGCAGAGTTCTGAGAACTTGGGCACCCGGCACTAGGGGACAACTCAGCGGACAACTGGGCGCTTCCTCTTGAGCTTGGAGAGCATGTCCTCCAGATAAGGTCTCTACTTCCTGCATGGGAGCAATGCGGTGCAGCATACCAGCTAAACGGAGACGGTGCAGTTGCCACGCAGGTAGATCCAGGAGTTGGCCCATCATCTCGGCCAAGGCCGCTACTTCAGCCGCTGCCATCGGATTTTTAATATCAGTCAGGTCACTGAGTTGAGCAATTCGCAGAAATGCTTGCAGCTCATTCGAAATCAAGTTGTGATCTAAAACATCGGGATGTAGAGCTTCGGTAAAGGGGAGTTGTCCTATATCTTGCTGACTGGCTTTGAGGTAATCAACCACCCGTGAGACCACTGCACAAAGATCGTCTGATTCAGCCTGGGTCGCTTCGTTAGCGATCGCAGCGGCTTGAGCTTGGAGGTTTTTTTGCAGCTCTGGATTGTAAGGAGCGAGATGAGCGATCGCTAACTCGACAGTTTCTTGTACCAAGTTCGGTTCAAACGTCCAGAAGCCATAGAACTTACGCTCGCGGTCTTCTGTAGGTAAACCCCCAGGGCCGTAGTCAGCCGCAGATAGCTCTTGGCACAACACCATCGCCGTGTAGGTGGGTGAGAGAATGATCAGGTGCCACTCTTGAGCGACTGGGTCTGCTGGCTCCAGACCGACTATCGCTACATTCTCACGTTGGCTAGTGGGGTGTTCAGTAAAGCCTGAGTCAGGCGCAGCCATAATTACGACTTGCCGCGATCGCGCCGCTAGATCGCCATAACGATCCGCTTCCTGCAAATACCATTTACCCCGCTGAAAGGCAGTAATCACCAAAGGTGGACTGCTACAACTGAGAATGCAGTCCTCCAAGGCGTGACACAAAGCAACTAAAGTGTTTTTGTAATAAACCCCAAAGCTAAGGGGGCGCTTGCCTGTCTCACCTGTTTGATGAGCCGCCTCTAGCTTTTGCAGAATAGAACCTTCTAACATGATTGAAATATCACTAGGAATGCGTAGTTCAAGCGTACGGTGGTAAATGCGCCTCAGTCATAAGTAAAACTACTTCTTTAGCGCTCAATTGTGATAGACGCTATGAGGCAGAAGTCACCAGTTGTTTCTCCGTCGGGGCGATCGGAGCCGTCAAAGCTTCCTCTAAGTCAGCTCGGCCTAGCTTACCTTCGAGGATATTCATCACTTCACGGCCAAAATCATTGGGATTTTGCTTCCAGGCTTGCAAACAAACCTCACCAAAGAACGAACCCATAGGTTCTGGATTCCACAGCAGTTTCTTGGCAGTCCAAGGCATCAAGCTCATGGGGTCGTAACCAGCCTGCAAAATTCCTTTATCTAGAGCGTATTCTTCTAGATGAGTATGGGGTTGCAAGCCAATAAAGAAGATGGCAGGCTCTACCTTATCTGCACCGAAGATACTCTCCAATTCCCGGTGATAGGCGATCGTTTGCCGAATCGTTTCGGGTCGCTCGTCAATCACATTAAACGAATAGTTCACAGAAACGACATCGTTAAAGCCCGCCGCCTTGAGGTCACGGCAGTTTTGCAGTACTGTGCGCAAGTTGTAGCCCATCCGCATTTTACGAACTAGCTCCTGAGAACCACTGGTAATGCCGATCTCAAAGTAGTTCATGCCAGTTTTGACCATCAGGTCGCAGAGCTGCGGAGTCAGGTTATCCGCTCGGATGTAAGCAGCCCAGTGAACGTCTTGCATGCCCGAATCAACAATTTTTTGCAGTAGTTCGATCGCGTCATCAATGTACTTGCGGGCGGGAATAAACTGGGCGTCGGTAAACCAAAAGTTGCGAATGCCGCGATCGTAGAGTTGCCGCATTTCAGCCACCACCTCGTCGGCTGGATTCACCCGGACTTGCTTTCCTTCCACCACTGTATAGACGCAGTAGCAGCAGTTATGAGGGCATCCCCGCTTGGTTTGCACCCCTACATAGAAGTCGCTCTCTTGGAAGTAGTATTCAAACTCAGGCCAGATGCTGTTGATGTAGTCGTAGTTGCAGGCCGTTTTCTGGATTGGCGTGGGCCACTCATGAATCAAGCGATCGCGCGGTTTGGCTTCTCCCACCACATAACAGCGCTCATCTCGAAAGTCTTGGCCTCGAAGCAGCTTCTCCAGCAGCGTTTCACCTTCCCCAACAGACACAATCGTGCCTGCGGGCAACTTCTTGCCTAACTGCTCATAAAAGACGCTAACCGCTCCCCCACCCACCACTAGGCGAGCTTCCGGGTGATATTTTTGCGATCGCTTCAAACCACGCTTAATCAAGCCCAAATTACGCCAAAGTTCTGCATAGTAGGCACTGGTAACTCGGAAACCGCCCAAAGCCCCCCGCAGCTTCACAAAAGGGTTGCGAGCGTAGAAAAACTCAAAGGCATATTGCAAGGGATTGCCGCCCCGACCTCCAACAGGCGCGTAGATCTGAATGTCTCGCCACGAAAAAACTAGCAACGTCGGTCGAAACTGATCTACACAAGCATCTAGAGCGGAAGCAAAATCTAGCGGCGGCACCGTTCCCAAATCAAAAATCCGTTGTTCTAATTTGGGAAACAGCTTATGCAAATGATCGGCTAGATAGACAACTCCTAGAGGGAAGATCGGATTGCAAGGAAGGCGAACGTAGAGAACTCGATGGTGCATCACGGTGTGGTGTTAAGAATTTTTGAGTCTCACAATCAAGCTTAGAGAAGAATTTTCAGGGTGGGATGAGCGGTTAAGCCACCTAGAACCAGTCGAGGCAAATGAGGTTGCCTACGTGTCACTGGCAGTTCTGGGTTCAAATCTTTAAAGACAAACTCAACCACATCGGCATGTTTACATCAATTCTGAAAATTGTTTTATATAACTTTACGATACCATTGGCATTCCTAGTTGGCATGGTGATTTTTCGCTCCCACTTAAAAAAGCTGAGCACCTGGCTCTGGAATAGAGCCTCCTAAATGCGTTTGTAATTTTGTATCTGTAGCTTTGTAAAAAGTTCGTGAATTCTTTGTGAATTCTGGTCAGTTCAATAATTCAGTAGGCACCCCAATCAGCAGCTTTCCAATCCGATATATCTCTCTCTCGATAGAGATATTGACATAGACATGGGATCAAGAAACTAGATGGTAGTCATGTTTACAGCTACCGGGGATCGAGAGTGATAGTGTTCCGAATATAAGTCTACCTAAAGCGTTAAGCTCCTCAAAGTTATGGCTCAACTCCTTGATCCAGTCCCATCTGACCAGCCCAATCGGATTTTTTGCTGCTATGTTAACGCCACTAGCCAAATTCAGATTGCTCGGATTACGAATATAGCGAATTGGTATTTTGAGCGGGTCGTGTTTCCAGGCCAACGGCTACTGTTTGAAGCACTCCCAGAGGCTCAATTAGAGATTCATACAGGCATGATGGCAAGTGCTATATTATCGGACAAGATCCCCTGTGTCCAACTTTGGATTGAAGCTGAGGTATATCCAAGCATTGATGCAGTGGGTGAGCAGCGTAAAGAAGAGAAAAATGAAGGGCTCAGCGTCACAGAATCTTTGGCGGCTACAGCTTGACGTGAATTCAGCCTGAGGAGTGATTGCAGATAAAACAAGCTGAATGAGACAAGCTGAATGAGAAACTTTAGGGTTTCCAATCTGTGGAAGTCCCACTTAATACATAGGTTAATTTCGCTGAAATGATGATAATAGGAAGACGAAAGTCATCAGTCTGTAAATAGTTTTGAATCTACCCTCGTTTCTCTGGCTTTGGAGAATTGCTGCCTGGTCAATGGGCTTCTCGCTTTTGGCCTACGTGCTTTTAGCCATGACTGGCGTCTGGATGTCTCAAGTTCGATCCACTGGCCAACCTCATCCAAACTGGTTGCGATCGCTGCACTACACCCTTGGTAGAATTCTTGGTTTGCTAGTGCTGCTGTTGCTAGGAATTGGCTTAGTAGGAACTGTAGGACATTATGGCTCCTTGGGCCATTCCATTCATTTGCCTGCTGGCTTAATCGTGGTGGCTTTAGTTGCGATTTCTTTCTGGAGTGCCACCCAAATCAACCCTGAACGTAGTTGGGCGCGATCGCTGCACATCAGCACCAACCTAATTCTGTTCTTAGGGTTTATTTGGGTTTCGGTCACAGGCTGGGACGTAGTACAAAAATATTTACCCTAGCTAGAACCCAGAAAAAAGCACCAACCTTAAGAGATAGAGTGTTACAGGCATAACTTCCGTAAAAATCCCCCGCTTGGGGGAATGCTATTTACGGAATCTTCAGTAAATATGCTGAATATCTACTGGTACGCTGCTCTAAATTTTCAGCTATGTCTTACCGTCCTGTCTCTCGTGGGTTCGTGGTCATCGATCCAAATGGAATGCCTCTACTAGAAGCATCTCAGCAAGGACGTTACGCTTTAGTGTTTTTAAGCCAAGCAGATGTAATTCGCTATCGTCAGCGAGTGACAGAAGTACGCAAGGCTGCTAAACAAGATTATGCGATCGCTGCTATGCCCATGCATCGAATTCAGCGCTTGCTCAGTCAAGAAAAAGTAGGCTTCTGCGTAATCCAGAATTGGGATGCAGTTGCCGCTTAATGGGTTAGAGTTGCTTGCTCGAAGTTACTTGTCCAGAAGCCATCACTTCCAGAAGCCATCACTTCTGTTTGAAGTGTTGCAAAATTCCGGAAATCTCTAAAATTACTTTAACCTGTGGCTTCACGCCTTGCAGAGCGAACTTAGCCCCTCGTTGGCGAGACTTCATGAGACCCTCTAGGATCACCTTAGTTCCGTCTGGATCAACAAACTGAGTTGCACTCAAATCAAGCACAACGCCTCCACCTGCTTGAATCTTTGCTTCCAGATCTTGGGCCAAAAACGTAGCAGTGCAGCAGTCAATCCGCTTCGGAGCACGAACAATTACAGGAACGGTTACAGAGTTAGACATAGGACATCACCTCGTAGTCCTATCTAACGCTGTAGGCAGTTACAGCACATCCGTAAAAATCGATTTGTATCTTAGGCTACTCTTGAGCCTCCTCCGTGTGATTGCGGCTGTGCTGTAACAACTCGCATTACATTTGGGGATGAGGCAGCTTTTGAACTTTGCTTTTGAACTTTCATAAGGTTGGCATGTTCTGCCCCTAGAGCGGCGCAACAGCAAGAGTTAGCCTACAGTGGAAAAAGAGTATTCTTCAGCGCGATCGCGAGATTAAACTGTGTCTTCAGAGTCCCCTACTCCTCTTGATTTAACCTCCCCTCCTGTAGCGTCATCGCCCATAACCTCAAGCCAGTCCCTAGAGCTAGCTAGCTTTGGCATCTCACCCTTGATCCGTCTGACCCTCCTAGGACTCTACGCAGCTTTAACGGTACCGTTGCCTTTTTTGACTCAAGTGACCAGTGCTCCCGTACCTCCTAGCTGGCTTTGGGTGGGCATTACCCTTGGCGCAATCGCCCTTTACGCCGCCTTGAGTGAGCAGGTGGTATTAAACCGAGAGGGAATTCAAGTGACCTACCCACGTTGGGTGCCTGGATGGTTACGTCGAGGCTGGGTACTGCCGTGGAAAGAAGTTCAAGCTTTGAAGCCACGCTCCACTGGGCAAGGAGGCTTAGTTTACTACTTCTTAAGTAAAGCTGGAAAAGCTTATTTGCTGCCCATGCGCGTCTCTGGATTTGCCAAGTTAGTGCAACAAGTGCAACAACAAACAGGCATTGATACAACCGATGTACGGCCTCTAGCCCAACCCTGGATGTACTTGATTTTGTTAGGGTTGACGCTCATGTTATTAGCAGTAGACAGTTGGACGATTTGGACAGTCTGGACACAGGGATACCCCTCTCCCTTAAACTAAGTTGACGGTCTGTGGACGCCAAGATAGTACCCTGCCAATGGAACAAACTGCCCAAATGCATTTGCAGCAGGTTAATTTAGCCGCTTCAGTTGGAGCCCACTATCTGCTGCAAAACATCTCTTTTGAAGTGTTTCAGGGCGATCGCATTGTCCTGGTAGGGCCATCCGGGGCAGGCAAAACCTCCCTGCTGCGATTGCTCAATCGCCTGATCGAACCCACGCAGGGAGCCATCTATCTAGACAACCAAGAAATTCAGCAAATTCCAGTCATTCAGTTGCGGCGGCAAATTGTTTTAGTGCCTCAAGAATCCAAACTTTTGGGCATGACCGTGGAAGCGGCGCTAACCTATCCCTTGACACTGCAAGACCTCCCTCGCACCACCATTACCCAACGTTTGCAGTACTGGCTAGAACAACTGAACATTCCCTCCGATTGGCTAGACCGCACCGAGGTGCAACTTTCGGTCGGTCAACGGCAAGTAGTCGCGATCGCACGAGCCTTGATGCTGCAACCCAAGATTCTGCTCCTCGATGAACCCACATCAGCGCTAGATGCAGGGCGAGCCGCGCATGTGCTCAAAGTTTTAACCGAGGTGGCAGAAAGTGGCCAAATCACCCTCTTAATGGTCAATCATCAACTCGATTTGGCTCAACAGTTTTGTACCCGCCTCCTGTATTTACAGCAAGGCCAACTCCTCAAAAACTTGCCAAGCCAAGCCATAGACTGGGCCGACCTACGCCACACCTTAATTCAAGTAGAAACCGCAGCCGCTCAAGAGTGGATGTGAGCAAGCGTTAAAAATGGCGACCATCACTAGTAGCCATGCGGGAAGCAGCAGGCGCAGGCAAAACCCCTGGTCTTGCAGGTGAACGCTCCGACCCTAGCGGAGAGACAGGCGTCAAAACCTCTAAATTAAATCGATAACCAACGTTGCGAACCGTTTGAATTAAGCTGGGTTGGCGAGGATCTAGCTCAATTTTCTTGCGCAAGGACAGAACATGAGTATCGACGGTTCTAGGGTTATCGATTTCATCGGGCCAAGCTCGACGTAACAACTCGGAGCGGCTTAAGGGAGAACCGCCCGCTTGAGCCAGAATGTATAGCAAACTAAACTCTTGCGGGGTCAGATCAATAAACTCACCTTGAAAGCGGGCTCGGCGTTGGACTAAGTCAATCGTGAGATCTCCATACTCCAACTGTAGAGGGGCAACCACTGAACGAGTGCGTCGAGTCAGGGCTTCTACTCTAGCTTGGAACTC
The sequence above is a segment of the Trichocoleus desertorum ATA4-8-CV12 genome. Coding sequences within it:
- the clpS gene encoding ATP-dependent Clp protease adapter ClpS codes for the protein MSVETIEQRSTARKLAPRYRVLLHNDDYNSMEYVVQTLIHTVPSLTQPQAVSIMMEAHSNGMALVITCAQEHAEFYSETLKTHGLSSTIEPDE
- a CDS encoding CPBP family intramembrane metalloprotease → MKLHLTRLAHYPAPIRLAVFVVSLLLVWLPVAGPIYWLLDDQNLISILTLTLLYIEFILLARFWGQQVYQDTTILRSYGLKFSRRNGLEVLSGLGIGLGSLLGMFLLEGALGWLNWQAPTVFLPQIILEGLLVSLGIGFAEELFFRGWLFHELERDYRPNTALGVTSTVFALVHFIKPIAEIRRTWTNFPALVVLGLALGWAKQVTQTTVSETSNRVRPRSQGQLGLPIGLHAGLVWGYYIINVGQLMRYSGHVPEWVTGIDGNPLAGTVGILCLSLIALGMNLAARKRQAIAK
- a CDS encoding pentapeptide repeat-containing protein produces the protein MDIEAIRSGQLKQLAGVHLEDEDLSNLDLSGVNLAGASLVGVNFNRTKLARARLDGANLIGAQLVGADLRTNLLGANLMQADLTGADLRGSNLRGANLMRAKLTQTIFTGAFLSGANLVGVNLQGVDLRSADLRGTNLSGANLQGANLSQADLQGALLSEANLEEADLQGANLAGANLSGANLLCAELKDANLNGVNLAGTCLLGTALDALSPAAQTR
- a CDS encoding metal-dependent phosphohydrolase, encoding MLEGSILQKLEAAHQTGETGKRPLSFGVYYKNTLVALCHALEDCILSCSSPPLVITAFQRGKWYLQEADRYGDLAARSRQVVIMAAPDSGFTEHPTSQRENVAIVGLEPADPVAQEWHLIILSPTYTAMVLCQELSAADYGPGGLPTEDRERKFYGFWTFEPNLVQETVELAIAHLAPYNPELQKNLQAQAAAIANEATQAESDDLCAVVSRVVDYLKASQQDIGQLPFTEALHPDVLDHNLISNELQAFLRIAQLSDLTDIKNPMAAAEVAALAEMMGQLLDLPAWQLHRLRLAGMLHRIAPMQEVETLSGGHALQAQEEAPSCPLSCPLVPGAQVLRTLPRLSAIATIINHQTEWWNGSGHPAGLAGDEIPLESRILGLVENFQRRVAELRLVNAQGEAQGDRTLNLEAVLSQVLAECQAHQGTRWDPKLVDVLALMVCGLQQGLSLPLTPHRVTSGMWLLDARLEEVAYPLFSSTENSEKTAAVGGTHGH
- a CDS encoding B12-binding domain-containing radical SAM protein; translation: MHHRVLYVRLPCNPIFPLGVVYLADHLHKLFPKLEQRIFDLGTVPPLDFASALDACVDQFRPTLLVFSWRDIQIYAPVGGRGGNPLQYAFEFFYARNPFVKLRGALGGFRVTSAYYAELWRNLGLIKRGLKRSQKYHPEARLVVGGGAVSVFYEQLGKKLPAGTIVSVGEGETLLEKLLRGQDFRDERCYVVGEAKPRDRLIHEWPTPIQKTACNYDYINSIWPEFEYYFQESDFYVGVQTKRGCPHNCCYCVYTVVEGKQVRVNPADEVVAEMRQLYDRGIRNFWFTDAQFIPARKYIDDAIELLQKIVDSGMQDVHWAAYIRADNLTPQLCDLMVKTGMNYFEIGITSGSQELVRKMRMGYNLRTVLQNCRDLKAAGFNDVVSVNYSFNVIDERPETIRQTIAYHRELESIFGADKVEPAIFFIGLQPHTHLEEYALDKGILQAGYDPMSLMPWTAKKLLWNPEPMGSFFGEVCLQAWKQNPNDFGREVMNILEGKLGRADLEEALTAPIAPTEKQLVTSAS
- a CDS encoding DUF1830 domain-containing protein produces the protein MAQLLDPVPSDQPNRIFCCYVNATSQIQIARITNIANWYFERVVFPGQRLLFEALPEAQLEIHTGMMASAILSDKIPCVQLWIEAEVYPSIDAVGEQRKEEKNEGLSVTESLAATA
- a CDS encoding DUF4079 domain-containing protein codes for the protein MNLPSFLWLWRIAAWSMGFSLLAYVLLAMTGVWMSQVRSTGQPHPNWLRSLHYTLGRILGLLVLLLLGIGLVGTVGHYGSLGHSIHLPAGLIVVALVAISFWSATQINPERSWARSLHISTNLILFLGFIWVSVTGWDVVQKYLP
- a CDS encoding STAS domain-containing protein; translation: MSNSVTVPVIVRAPKRIDCCTATFLAQDLEAKIQAGGGVVLDLSATQFVDPDGTKVILEGLMKSRQRGAKFALQGVKPQVKVILEISGILQHFKQK
- a CDS encoding ATP-binding cassette domain-containing protein, whose protein sequence is MEQTAQMHLQQVNLAASVGAHYLLQNISFEVFQGDRIVLVGPSGAGKTSLLRLLNRLIEPTQGAIYLDNQEIQQIPVIQLRRQIVLVPQESKLLGMTVEAALTYPLTLQDLPRTTITQRLQYWLEQLNIPSDWLDRTEVQLSVGQRQVVAIARALMLQPKILLLDEPTSALDAGRAAHVLKVLTEVAESGQITLLMVNHQLDLAQQFCTRLLYLQQGQLLKNLPSQAIDWADLRHTLIQVETAAAQEWM
- a CDS encoding response regulator transcription factor, yielding MGAVCVQIVEGNPHLRSLLGWHLQQAGYWVHQSADIHQAREVFQSRQPTLVILDSDLSGGDGLEFCRWLQQQQQSMILMLSARNTEADIVEGLKAGADDYLTKPFGMQEFQARVEALTRRTRSVVAPLQLEYGDLTIDLVQRRARFQGEFIDLTPQEFSLLYILAQAGGSPLSRSELLRRAWPDEIDNPRTVDTHVLSLRKKIELDPRQPSLIQTVRNVGYRFNLEVLTPVSPLGSERSPARPGVLPAPAASRMATSDGRHF